The following proteins are co-located in the Streptococcus downei MFe28 genome:
- a CDS encoding Cof-type HAD-IIB family hydrolase yields MANKVIFLDVDGTLVDYENHLPESAVKAIRKARDNGHLVYICTGRSHAEVPAKLWDIGLDGMIGGNGSYVEHHGQVVMHQVISEEDSRAIVDWLHERGLEFYLESNNGLFASEHFKEAARPTMRAYALTKGAKEKEVKDMEPEDGLHGLVYGGNLYRNDLNKVSFILKSYQDHLDSKEAFPHLKAGTWGGRGETALFGDLGVANIDKAHAIEVLLDYSGKDKADTIAFGDAKVDIPMLDYCQVGVAMGNGGPEILAMADMITDDVEEDGLYKAFDKLGLLD; encoded by the coding sequence ATGGCAAATAAGGTTATCTTCTTAGATGTAGATGGGACCCTGGTAGATTATGAAAATCATCTACCAGAGTCAGCTGTAAAGGCCATTCGTAAAGCCCGTGATAATGGGCATTTGGTTTACATCTGTACAGGTCGTAGCCATGCCGAAGTCCCAGCTAAGCTGTGGGACATTGGTCTAGATGGCATGATTGGGGGCAATGGCTCCTATGTTGAACATCATGGCCAGGTAGTCATGCATCAGGTGATTTCTGAGGAAGATAGTCGAGCGATTGTGGACTGGCTCCATGAACGTGGACTGGAATTCTACCTAGAAAGCAACAATGGGCTCTTTGCTAGTGAGCATTTTAAGGAAGCGGCTAGACCAACCATGCGGGCCTATGCCCTCACCAAGGGAGCTAAGGAAAAGGAAGTCAAGGACATGGAGCCCGAAGACGGTCTACATGGTCTGGTTTATGGAGGCAACCTCTATCGCAATGACCTCAATAAGGTCAGCTTTATCCTCAAGTCCTACCAGGATCACCTGGATTCCAAGGAGGCCTTTCCTCACCTTAAGGCAGGAACCTGGGGAGGACGTGGGGAAACAGCTCTCTTTGGCGACCTAGGTGTTGCCAATATTGACAAGGCTCACGCCATTGAAGTTCTGCTAGATTATTCAGGCAAAGACAAGGCCGACACTATTGCCTTTGGTGATGCCAAGGTTGATATTCCTATGTTGGACTATTGCCAAGTTGGAGTTGCTATGGGTAATGGTGGCCCAGAAATTCTCGCTATGGCGGATATGATTACCGATGATGTTGAAGAAGACGGTCTCTACAAGGCCTTTGACAAACTGGGCTTGTTAGATTAA